The Salvia splendens isolate huo1 chromosome 20, SspV2, whole genome shotgun sequence nucleotide sequence AAAACAACTCCCATCTACTCATTCATTGAAACGTCTCGAGCCTCATCAACAAAAAGAGTGAAAACTTTATCTCCAATATCATTAACTATGGCAAGTGTGACCTCTGAAGCACAAGCGTTTGCTAATTCCTTTTGAATTCGTGGTGAATTCATTTGATTGTTAGCATGAGTATTTGCAAATAAAGTTTTGGATACATCATCGTTAAGTTCACTAAACCATAGAAGCAACTCAATAAAATTACCTCGATTTGAAGAACTACTTGACTCATCGTGTCCACGAAAAGATAATCCTTGCTTTAAGAGAAACCGAGTCACATTCAATGAGACTGTCAACCGAATGTGATATGCAACTTCCATTTGACGGGTATTTGACCGTAATATACTTGCCACACTGTTCCTTTGATCTTGAAAAGCTTCGAACTGAATTCTAGCATTATTATGGCAACTATTCACGCCTCCAACATGATAATTGAATCTTTCTAATGCATTTTTCCAGTTGCTACAACCTGTATTTGTAAAAGCATCATCTGATTATCGATCCCCTTTATCTGATTTCTTGAAAATGTAGCaccaaaagtaaaaagttgCATCCTTTGATACACTATACTCTAATCATGTATACCTTTTAAACCAAATATCTTGAAAACTTCTTTCTTGATtaccatatttcttttttcatacTTATGCCAATTGGTTACAAGGGCCCTTGTTCAAGTACTCTCTTCGGACTCTATCTCGAATTGAAACATTGAACTCTTCAATTGGCTTGCGTTTTCCCAGATCACCAACAATATCATTCAAGTTCAACTCAACTTCTCTTCGGGGCTGATTTTCCATTGCTTCAACAATGGGTTCACTTGGAGATGAAAATTCATCCTGACGATTTTTTTTAAGAAGCGTTCCATCCTATACGTTCAATCTAAGCAATGACGAGAGAAGTACAATATTAGTTTATATACATAACTCCATAAGATATAAAGATACTATCAACACTCACTAATATAAACTGTATTCTATACTACAATCACAAATATTAGCTTGCAACTAACCATTGTTATAACTTTTTTGGCACGCAACTATTCTATCaaaattttacaaaaacaataaatagaatataaaattaataacttTAATAAACTCCTTACCTCACAATTTGTGTagaatttgaatattaatttctcTAAAGTTTCAAAGACTCAAACCCCACTTTTACAAAATGGCGCTGTTTCTGTATCGCCGCGCCGCTGTAAacttcaaaatgaaaaaacccatctgtttctcttttttaatttttaaaatcttaaaaacatGTGTGCCAATTAAAATGTAAACTCCTTttactaaaatttaataacaAAAACGTGTTTCACTTTAAAAAGTAACTAACACTTTTAGAGTACAATCTTTTTTAATTAGTTACGAACCGGTCAAAGCACTTAAAGTGGGGTCCATGTGACTTTTACctttatattaatttatgtatgaAAATACTCTTCTTCTTTCTTATGCTTCTCCAATCTCCAACGCCATTGTTATATTTCTTCGGTAAATTTTaacttttcctttctttaattTTCAGCCCCATACAATTATTCATCCAAAATAATTTGTTCTTTAGTAGCATTATTTGGTAAGGgcttaacataattttttaaaattttgaaaattttgaaagtataaaaaaaaagttgggTAAGGGCTTCAGCCCTACCCTCTTTGTATGTGTGTCCGCCCCTGATCATGTTGCTCATTACTAAATCTTTTTTGGTGTACATGTGTTTTATTATTTCCCTTCACTTCTTACTTGCCAATTAGATGAATATTTATTCATGTTcaataaatttttgaattatatttaaaattttgtttttggcaCATTTAATTTTTAGGTTAAAAAGTACTATTGCGGTAAATTTAGGaatatagtaatttaaattacaAAGTTTTGTCAAATTCTGATTCATTctacaaattttttttctacaaatttttttttataattctttGTAACATGTACAACATGAATTCTTTCAGTGATACTCAAAACCACATCATTTCTTATGTGCTTGTGCACTATGCGTGTTATAtgggtgtgtattgtgtgtatcaCGTGTGTGTGTCGTGTATGCTATGAGTTGGTTTGGTTGCCATGATAGGGTTAGATAGTCCCTCTTATCCATGTGTATATCTTGTTTGGTTGTCATGATATTCCTATCTCTAAGCccgaaaaaaagtaaaaagccCGCCTAGGCCCGATGGACTAACCAGAAATTTGGGATTACACTATCTCACTAAAATCCTCCGATAGTAGACTTTTTGTTCATGATAGTCATAATTGCCCTCCTTTCTATCTCTCTGCAActctcttctctcacccacttccacccccactttctctctcttctgcaACTCAATTTTACCATATCTCTCTTCTGTAATTCCCTCTTCCTCTCACCCTCTCTCTACTCTACCAAGAAAGAAGACCACAGTGCTTCCATCGTCTCTCCCGGCAATAGTAGTGGTGTTGCTTTTGCGAGCTGCTGTCAGACACATCCACCGCCCCGCGACCGATTTTGTTGATTTGGGCCTCTTTTGTGTTCTTCTTAGGGGGAAGTGACGAGAACCAAACGATTTCAAAGCCTCGCCGCTGTTTGATTGTAGTTTCTCGCCCGTCGACAGATTTCTTCCTCCGCCTGTAGAAGATTTCTTCATCCACCGTAGATGAGGATTTTTCTAACTACAttagttttttgtttttcaCAACTCATCGATTTCTCGTAGATTGGGGCGGGAGTTTCTCGATTTGTTGTGTGTTCTATCGACAAAATTCTATGGGTTTGTGTTGTCTTACaaatcttctttttttaatgatattttgaaTATGATCTAGGATGGAATTGTTAGGATttagagaagaagaagattaaTATAATTAACCTTTAATTATGTACCTTAATGAagaataattaaatcaattttgctgtaattattaataaaatttaccAAATCAATCGTGAGTcattcaatttatttaattaaccaattatacaattaaattaattaaaaaatctataCATTAAGATCTATAACGAAATAAAATGTATAAGGGTATTTTTGTCTTTACAATTTTATATCCATAAAACCTATTTTGTGTATcaa carries:
- the LOC121781556 gene encoding zinc finger MYM-type protein 1-like, producing MENQPRREVELNLNDIVGDLGKRKPIEEFNVSIRDRVRREYLNKGPCCSNWKNALERFNYHVGGVNSCHNNARIQFEAFQDQRNSVASILRSNTRQMEVAYHIRLTVSLNVTRFLLKQGLSFRGHDESSSSSNRGNFIELLLWFSELNDDVSKTLFANTHANNQMNSPRIQKELANACASEVTLAIVNDIGDKVFTLFVDEARDVSMNE